The proteins below are encoded in one region of Tachypleus tridentatus isolate NWPU-2018 chromosome 4, ASM421037v1, whole genome shotgun sequence:
- the LOC143249652 gene encoding uncharacterized protein LOC143249652, with product MRSVSQSSDFLNACSLSARDSPLVDSGICLTADVSDVNRVSSTSVGKQLENVTRSVATTNFLKAEEENIKHEDQTKKKHWQAIVSDRFDKLLSLTSNNKDDQQQELLKSDKCGHSCTGCRKSASEQTLPPQEPKKWVIGNIKYGDHKASSQDSSVSITFKAVSPSNSCHCIQEDHQESSPCRVRHIPRKGPRTPPETPPVTPSAAPECFTIPTTYILSYHCYSPISSVESLCSSISQSRLVGPLCYGDERLPYCHSHDYPQACSESACSIDSNSSLGKYSISRGPHQQQISMETSAEQNKNGRNLTASLKNNDKICNVETGSKTLVPMTTYSAYMGGHPVIAL from the exons ATGAGATCTGTGTCACAAAGTAGTGACTTCTTGAATGCTTGCAGTCTTTCAGCACGAGATTCACCTCTTGTGGACAGTGGAATCTGTTTGACTGCAGATGTATCAGATGTCAACAGAGTCTCATCAACCAGTGTTGGAAAACAGTTGGAAAATGTAACAAGATCTGTAG ccACAACAAATTTTCTTAAAGCAGAGgaggaaaatattaaacatgaagaccaaacaaaaaaaaaacactggcaAGCCATAGTCAGTGACAGGTTTGATAAACTGTTGTCTTTAACATCAAATAATAAAGATGATCAGCAGCAGGAGTTATTGAAATCAGATAAGTGTGGACATTCATGCACTGGCTGTAGAAAAAGTGCCAGTGAACAGACCTTGCCTCCTCAGGAACCTAAGAAGTGGGTGATAGGCAACATCAAATATGGTGACCACAAGGCCAGCTCTCAAGACAGTTCTGTTTCCATCACCTTTAAAGCAGTGAGTCCTTCAAATTCATGCCACTGTATCCAGGAAGATCACCAAGAGTCTTCTCCTTGTAGGGTAAGACATATACCAAGGAAAGGCCCAAGGACTCCTCCAGAGACACCTCCTGTAACACCATCAGCAGCTCCTGAATGTTTTACAATACCAACCACATACATACTTTCATACCACTGTTACAGCCCTATTAGCAGTGTTGAAAGTCTCTGTAGTAGTATAAGTCAGAGTAGATTAGTGGGCCCACTTTGTTATGGTGATGAACGACTACCTTATTGCCATTCACATGACTACCCTCAGGCATGTTCAGAGTCAGCTTGTAGTATAGATTCTAATAGTAGTCTTGGGAAATACTCCATATCAAGAGGACCTCATCAACAACAAATTAGTATGGAAACATCTGCTGAACAGAATAAAAATGGAAGGAACTTAACAGCTTCATTAAAGAACAATGACAAAATTTGTAATGTAGAAACTGGATCAAAGACTCTTGTACCCATGACAACTTATTCAGCCTACATGGGAGGGCATCCTGTTATAGCTCTGTGA